From Micromonospora rhizosphaerae, the proteins below share one genomic window:
- a CDS encoding aminotransferase class V-fold PLP-dependent enzyme, with amino-acid sequence MTVPQPPEPIPGARLLFSLDPAVSHLNHGSFGAVPIGVQRAQQRLRDEMEANPLRFFAQGLVDRIAHTRRHLATFLGADPDGTALVGNATTGVAVVLQSLGLRPGDEVVTTDHGYGAVGFSVERECGRTGAVSRTLRVPLTASDEEVVEIVRTGLRPGRTRLLVIDQITSATARLFPTAAIVGVAREQGVPVLVDAAHAPGMLPITVASVGADFWVGNLHKWAYAPRGTAVLVVAEPWRERIQPLVVSWEQDSGFPARVEWQATLDYTPWLAAPVGLFTLRSLDLDRVRAHNAALAAYGQRVVGDALGVAPADLPEPGGPTVSMRLIPLPPGVATTMDAATALRARIADRLAAEVAVMAWNDRGWLRLCGQVYNKPDEYDRLAVRLSALLAQG; translated from the coding sequence ATGACGGTCCCGCAGCCGCCCGAGCCGATCCCCGGGGCTCGGCTGCTCTTCTCGCTCGATCCAGCGGTAAGTCACCTCAACCACGGATCGTTCGGCGCGGTCCCGATCGGGGTGCAGCGGGCCCAGCAGCGGCTGCGCGACGAGATGGAGGCGAACCCGCTGCGCTTCTTCGCCCAGGGCCTGGTCGACCGGATCGCTCACACCCGCCGGCACCTGGCCACGTTCCTGGGCGCCGACCCGGACGGCACCGCGCTGGTGGGCAACGCGACCACGGGGGTGGCCGTGGTGCTCCAGTCGCTCGGCCTGCGCCCCGGCGACGAGGTGGTCACCACCGATCACGGGTACGGCGCGGTCGGCTTCTCGGTGGAGCGGGAGTGCGGGCGGACGGGAGCGGTGTCCCGGACCCTCCGGGTGCCGCTGACCGCCAGCGACGAGGAGGTGGTCGAGATCGTCCGCACCGGCCTGCGCCCCGGCCGGACCAGGCTGCTCGTCATCGACCAGATCACCTCGGCCACTGCCCGGCTCTTCCCGACCGCCGCGATCGTCGGGGTGGCCCGGGAGCAGGGAGTGCCGGTGCTGGTCGACGCGGCGCACGCCCCGGGCATGCTGCCGATCACCGTGGCCTCCGTCGGCGCCGACTTCTGGGTCGGCAACCTGCACAAGTGGGCGTACGCGCCCCGCGGCACGGCCGTGCTGGTGGTGGCGGAGCCGTGGCGGGAGCGGATCCAGCCGCTGGTGGTCTCCTGGGAGCAGGACAGCGGCTTCCCCGCCCGCGTCGAGTGGCAGGCGACCCTGGACTACACCCCCTGGCTGGCCGCCCCGGTCGGGCTCTTCACCCTGCGCAGCCTGGATCTGGACCGGGTACGCGCGCACAACGCCGCGCTCGCCGCGTACGGGCAGCGGGTGGTGGGGGACGCGCTCGGGGTGGCGCCGGCCGACCTGCCGGAGCCCGGCGGACCGACGGTGTCCATGCGGCTCATCCCGCTGCCGCCCGGCGTCGCCACCACGATGGACGCGGCGACGGCGCTGCGGGCCCGGATCGCGGACCGGCTCGCCGCCGAGGTGGCGGTGATGGCGTGGAACGACCGGGGCTGGCTACGCCTCTGCGGCCAGGTCTACAACAAGCCGGACGAGTACGACCGGCTGGCCGTGCGGCTCTCTGCGCTGCTCGCCCAGGGCTGA
- a CDS encoding NUDIX hydrolase: MTVYTPRRAARVLLVDAADRVLLFAGTDPARPGHSYWFTPGGGLDPGESPADGAARELAEETGLRLTPDELGVPVWSETVEFPFDGVWYRQEQEFFIVRVPAWEVDTAGFNEIERASVSGHRWWSLAELAHTEERYYPEDLPVVLTRALAADRSAGDGSVAC, translated from the coding sequence GTGACCGTCTACACCCCCCGCCGCGCGGCCCGGGTGCTGCTCGTGGACGCGGCCGACCGGGTGCTGCTCTTCGCCGGCACCGACCCGGCCCGACCGGGCCACAGCTACTGGTTCACCCCGGGTGGCGGGCTGGACCCGGGGGAGAGCCCGGCCGACGGGGCGGCCCGGGAGCTGGCCGAGGAGACCGGCCTGCGGCTCACCCCGGACGAGCTGGGGGTGCCGGTGTGGTCCGAGACGGTGGAGTTCCCGTTCGACGGCGTCTGGTACCGGCAGGAGCAGGAGTTCTTCATCGTCCGGGTGCCTGCCTGGGAGGTGGACACCGCGGGCTTCAACGAGATCGAACGGGCCAGCGTCTCCGGTCACCGGTGGTGGTCGCTGGCCGAGCTGGCCCACACCGAGGAGCGGTACTACCCGGAGGACCTGCCGGTCGTGCTCACCCGGGCGCTCGCGGCGGACCGGTCGGCCGGTGACGGGAGCGTGGCATGCTGA
- the lepB gene encoding signal peptidase I, translating into MIDEQTDKQRSSFWKELPVLLGVAILVAVLVRAFVLQTFFIPSPSMENTLQIDDRVLVNKLVYDFRAPHRGEVIVFKAPTEWSGNPEGEDFIKRVIGVGGDHVICCDAGKLVINGKRLDEPYLYPGNKPADQDFDITVPQGRLWVMGDHREASGDSLEHWQQSGHDMTSATIPEDEVVGRAFTIFWPVNRATWLTVPEQFAAIPNP; encoded by the coding sequence GTGATTGACGAGCAGACCGATAAGCAGCGCAGTTCCTTCTGGAAGGAACTGCCCGTCCTCCTGGGTGTGGCGATCCTGGTCGCAGTGCTGGTGCGAGCCTTCGTGCTGCAGACCTTCTTCATCCCCTCCCCGTCCATGGAGAACACTCTTCAGATCGACGATCGGGTGCTGGTCAACAAGCTGGTGTACGACTTCCGGGCGCCGCACCGGGGCGAGGTGATCGTCTTCAAGGCGCCCACCGAGTGGAGCGGCAACCCGGAGGGCGAGGACTTCATCAAGCGGGTGATCGGGGTCGGCGGCGACCACGTGATCTGCTGCGACGCGGGCAAGCTGGTCATCAACGGCAAGCGGCTCGACGAGCCGTACCTCTATCCGGGGAACAAGCCGGCCGACCAGGATTTCGACATCACCGTCCCGCAGGGGCGGCTCTGGGTCATGGGTGACCACCGGGAAGCCTCCGGCGACTCGCTGGAGCACTGGCAGCAGTCCGGCCACGACATGACCAGCGCCACCATCCCCGAGGACGAGGTGGTCGGCCGGGCCTTCACCATCTTCTGGCCGGTCAACCGGGCGACCTGGCTCACCGTGCCGGAGCAGTTCGCGGCGATCCCCAATCCCTGA
- the rimM gene encoding ribosome maturation factor RimM (Essential for efficient processing of 16S rRNA), translated as MLIVGRIGKPHGIRGEVTVEVRTDEPEARFAPGSVLRTEPGAVAPAAPGPGVPYRVPAELTVESARWHQERLLVTFEGVLDRNVAEALRGTLVGVDSEDVAPPEDPEEFHDHQLVGLTAVSPTGERLGEVTAIDHAPASDLLVLRRPEGRTALIPFVKAIVPEVDLAGGRVVVDPPGGLLDL; from the coding sequence CTGCTCATCGTCGGCCGGATCGGTAAGCCGCACGGGATCCGCGGTGAGGTCACCGTGGAGGTGCGGACCGATGAGCCCGAAGCACGATTCGCCCCCGGGTCGGTGCTGCGCACCGAGCCGGGGGCGGTCGCTCCGGCCGCGCCCGGGCCGGGCGTGCCGTACCGGGTTCCGGCCGAACTGACCGTCGAGTCGGCCCGCTGGCACCAGGAGCGACTCCTGGTCACCTTCGAGGGCGTGCTGGATCGGAACGTCGCCGAGGCGCTGCGCGGCACCCTGGTCGGTGTGGACAGCGAGGACGTCGCGCCCCCGGAGGACCCGGAGGAGTTCCACGACCACCAGCTGGTCGGCCTGACCGCGGTCTCCCCGACCGGCGAGCGGTTGGGCGAGGTCACCGCGATCGACCACGCCCCCGCCTCCGATTTGCTGGTGCTGCGTCGCCCCGAGGGGCGTACCGCGCTGATCCCGTTCGTCAAGGCGATCGTTCCCGAGGTGGATCTCGCCGGCGGTCGCGTCGTGGTCGACCCGCCGGGCGGTCTGCTCGATCTCTAG
- the rpsP gene encoding 30S ribosomal protein S16, which produces MAVKIRLLRMGKIRNPQYRIVVADSRTKRDGRAIEFVGVYQPKEEPSVIEVKSDRVQYWLSVGAQPSEAVQRLLEKTGDWQKFKGLPAPPPLKVAPERADRKAAYEAEAKAAAGLAETPAKPAKKAAKAEAPAAEAPAEEQTGAESGEQA; this is translated from the coding sequence GTGGCCGTAAAGATCCGGCTCCTGCGGATGGGTAAGATCCGCAACCCGCAGTACCGCATCGTCGTCGCCGACTCGCGCACCAAGCGCGACGGCCGGGCGATCGAGTTCGTCGGGGTCTACCAGCCGAAGGAAGAGCCTTCGGTGATCGAGGTCAAGTCGGACCGGGTCCAGTACTGGCTGTCCGTCGGCGCGCAGCCGAGCGAGGCGGTTCAGCGCCTGCTGGAGAAGACCGGTGACTGGCAGAAGTTCAAGGGCCTGCCGGCCCCGCCGCCGCTGAAGGTCGCCCCGGAGCGGGCCGACCGCAAGGCGGCGTACGAGGCCGAGGCGAAGGCCGCCGCGGGCCTGGCGGAGACCCCGGCCAAGCCGGCCAAGAAGGCCGCCAAGGCCGAGGCCCCGGCCGCCGAGGCGCCGGCCGAGGAGCAGACCGGTGCCGAGTCCGGCGAGCAGGCCTGA
- a CDS encoding tyrosine recombinase XerC — MREAVDEFADHLARVRNRSAHTVRAYVTDLVSLLDHAVRMGCAELAELDLTVLRSWLAKQRTMGAARTSLARRAASARTFSAWAHRSGLLPTDVAAPLASPKAHRELPTVLRADQAAALLDAPAVAPAVDPREAGPDESATPSAAGAEHDPVLLRDRALLELLYGTGVRISEACGLDVTDVDHGRRVVRVFGKGGRERAVPYGVPAQRALDEWLRRGRPELVGPDSGNALLLGARGGRLNPTTARRIVAGYAEAAGLPRTSPHGLRHSAATHLLEGGADLRAVQELLGHSSLASTQIYTHVSVERLRAAYRQAHPRA, encoded by the coding sequence ATGCGGGAGGCGGTGGACGAATTCGCCGATCACCTGGCCCGGGTGCGCAACCGCTCGGCGCACACCGTCCGGGCATACGTCACGGACCTGGTCTCCCTGCTCGACCATGCCGTCCGGATGGGCTGCGCCGAACTCGCCGAGCTGGACCTGACGGTGCTGCGCAGCTGGCTGGCGAAGCAGCGGACGATGGGCGCAGCGCGGACGTCGCTGGCCCGCCGGGCCGCCTCGGCCCGTACCTTCAGCGCCTGGGCCCACCGCTCGGGCCTGCTGCCAACCGACGTGGCCGCCCCGCTGGCCAGCCCGAAGGCGCACCGCGAGCTGCCCACCGTGCTCCGCGCCGACCAGGCCGCCGCCCTGCTGGACGCCCCAGCCGTCGCGCCGGCCGTCGACCCGCGGGAGGCGGGTCCCGATGAATCCGCGACGCCCTCGGCCGCCGGGGCCGAGCACGATCCGGTCCTGCTGCGGGACCGGGCGCTGCTCGAACTGCTCTACGGCACCGGGGTACGGATCAGCGAGGCGTGCGGCCTGGACGTCACGGACGTCGACCACGGCCGCCGGGTGGTACGGGTCTTCGGCAAGGGCGGCCGGGAACGGGCCGTGCCGTACGGGGTGCCGGCGCAACGCGCGCTGGACGAGTGGCTGCGCCGGGGCAGACCCGAGCTGGTCGGCCCGGACTCCGGGAACGCGCTGCTGCTGGGCGCGCGCGGCGGGCGACTCAACCCGACCACGGCCCGGCGGATTGTCGCCGGCTACGCCGAGGCGGCCGGCCTCCCCAGGACCAGCCCGCACGGGCTGCGGCACTCGGCGGCCACCCACCTGCTGGAGGGCGGGGCGGACCTGCGGGCGGTGCAGGAGCTGCTCGGCCACTCCTCACTGGCCAGCACCCAGATCTACACGCACGTCTCGGTGGAGCGGCTGCGGGCGGCGTACCGGCAGGCGCATCCGCGCGCCTGA
- a CDS encoding RNA-binding protein produces MPSPASRPDMALRPALEHLVKGIVDHPDDVRVRMVDSRRGKRLEVRVHPEDLGTVIGRSGRTAKALRQVIGSIGGRGVRVDIVDSY; encoded by the coding sequence GTGCCGAGTCCGGCGAGCAGGCCTGACATGGCGCTGCGTCCCGCCCTGGAGCACCTGGTCAAGGGCATCGTCGACCACCCGGACGACGTCCGGGTGCGGATGGTCGATTCCCGTCGGGGCAAGCGGCTCGAGGTCCGCGTGCACCCCGAGGACCTGGGCACGGTGATCGGGCGGTCCGGCCGGACCGCCAAGGCGCTGCGCCAGGTGATCGGCTCCATCGGGGGGCGCGGGGTGCGCGTCGACATCGTCGACTCGTACTGA
- a CDS encoding ribonuclease HII, with amino-acid sequence MLTPPRTVVRREAGLYALERALQRRGFRHVAGADEAGRGACAGPLVAAAAVLPEGRRGEIEGLADSKLLTPANRERVYEEVVARALAYAVVVIPAEEVDARGLHVCNVAALRRALASLTTRPEYVLTDGFGVDGLDVPGLAVWKGDRVAACVAAASVLAKVTRDRIMVELDGRYPGYGFSEHKGYITTEHTAALQEHGPCAEHRFSYVNVAAVSGRDGRPARWRRPAVIGVDEAMGRSGAPGGTVGVALGEQARPPAPVGEDVVMEGGVR; translated from the coding sequence ATGCTGACGCCCCCGCGTACCGTGGTGCGCCGCGAGGCTGGGCTCTACGCGCTGGAGCGGGCGCTGCAGCGGCGCGGCTTCCGGCACGTGGCCGGCGCCGATGAGGCCGGCCGGGGCGCCTGCGCCGGTCCACTGGTGGCCGCCGCGGCGGTGCTGCCCGAGGGGCGGCGTGGCGAGATCGAGGGGCTGGCCGACTCCAAGCTGCTCACCCCGGCCAACCGGGAGCGGGTCTACGAGGAGGTCGTCGCGCGCGCCCTGGCGTACGCGGTGGTGGTCATCCCCGCAGAGGAGGTCGACGCGCGTGGGCTGCACGTCTGCAACGTGGCCGCGCTGCGGCGGGCCCTCGCCTCGCTGACCACCCGGCCGGAGTACGTGCTGACCGATGGCTTCGGCGTCGACGGCCTGGACGTGCCGGGGCTGGCGGTCTGGAAGGGCGACCGGGTGGCCGCCTGCGTGGCGGCGGCGAGCGTGCTGGCCAAGGTCACCCGGGACCGGATCATGGTGGAGCTGGACGGCCGCTACCCCGGCTACGGGTTTAGCGAGCACAAGGGCTACATCACGACCGAGCACACCGCCGCCCTGCAGGAGCATGGCCCCTGTGCGGAACACCGCTTCTCGTACGTGAACGTCGCCGCGGTCTCCGGGCGGGACGGGCGGCCGGCCAGGTGGCGACGACCGGCGGTTATCGGCGTGGATGAGGCGATGGGGCGATCCGGCGCGCCAGGGGGTACCGTCGGCGTGGCGTTGGGCGAGCAGGCTCGACCTCCGGCGCCGGTGGGGGAAGATGTGGTCATGGAAGGCGGAGTGCGATGA
- the trmD gene encoding tRNA (guanosine(37)-N1)-methyltransferase TrmD, which yields MRVDIVSIFPEYFAPLDLSLIGKARANGTLRLAVHDLRTWTHDVHRTVDDTPYGGGPGMVMRPEPWGEALDALAPPGATPPRLLVPSPAGGRFTQAMAYELATESHLLFACGRYEGIDQRVLDHAATRMPVTEVSIGDYVLFGGEVAVLVILEAVTRLLPGVLGNVGSLEEESHAHGLLEAPMYTKPASWRGNEVPEVLRSGDHGRIARWRRDEALLRTAVRRPDMIAALDPESLDKRDRAALDRGGFQLPPGDVAK from the coding sequence ATGCGCGTCGACATCGTGTCGATCTTCCCGGAGTACTTCGCCCCGCTGGACCTGTCGCTGATCGGCAAGGCCCGGGCGAACGGGACGCTGCGGCTGGCCGTACACGATCTGCGGACCTGGACCCACGACGTGCACCGCACGGTGGACGACACGCCCTACGGCGGCGGGCCCGGGATGGTGATGCGGCCGGAGCCCTGGGGCGAGGCGCTGGACGCGCTCGCTCCGCCGGGGGCGACCCCGCCCCGGCTGCTGGTGCCGTCACCGGCCGGCGGCCGGTTCACCCAGGCCATGGCGTACGAGCTGGCCACCGAGTCGCATCTGCTCTTCGCCTGCGGCCGGTACGAGGGCATCGACCAGCGGGTGCTCGACCACGCCGCCACCCGAATGCCGGTGACCGAGGTCTCCATCGGCGACTACGTGCTCTTCGGCGGCGAGGTCGCGGTGCTGGTGATCCTGGAGGCGGTCACCCGGCTGCTGCCCGGGGTGCTCGGCAACGTCGGCTCGCTGGAGGAGGAGTCGCACGCGCACGGGCTGCTGGAGGCCCCGATGTACACCAAGCCGGCGAGCTGGCGCGGGAATGAGGTGCCGGAGGTGCTCCGCTCCGGCGACCACGGGCGGATCGCCCGCTGGCGGCGGGACGAGGCGCTGCTCCGGACGGCCGTGCGGCGGCCCGACATGATCGCCGCGCTGGACCCGGAGAGCCTGGACAAGCGGGACCGGGCCGCGTTGGACCGGGGCGGATTTCAGTTGCCGCCGGGGGATGTGGCAAAGTAG
- the rplS gene encoding 50S ribosomal protein L19, with the protein MNILDALDAQSKRVDIPDFRAGDTVKVHARVVEGNRSRVQIFQGVVIRRQGDGLRETFSVRKVSFGVGVERTYPLNSPAIDRIEIVTRGDVRRAKLYYLRELRGKKAKIKELREKQPS; encoded by the coding sequence ATGAACATCCTGGACGCCCTTGACGCCCAGTCGAAGCGGGTCGACATCCCCGACTTCCGTGCCGGTGACACCGTGAAGGTGCACGCGCGGGTCGTCGAGGGCAACCGGTCCCGTGTCCAGATCTTCCAGGGCGTCGTCATCCGCCGCCAGGGTGACGGTCTGCGCGAGACCTTCTCGGTCCGCAAGGTCAGCTTCGGGGTGGGTGTGGAGCGGACCTACCCGCTGAACAGCCCGGCGATCGACCGGATCGAGATCGTGACCCGCGGTGACGTGCGACGCGCCAAGCTCTACTACCTCCGCGAGCTGCGCGGCAAGAAGGCCAAGATCAAGGAGCTGCGCGAGAAGCAGCCCAGCTGA
- a CDS encoding DUF402 domain-containing protein: MHRNVRHGRIGWVRSARVVLDDERGLLLWVARDSPVAHEVTEAGLGMRAMPFAEWITLSYRLAQGRWNGPPVLKFLPTGAAHSVWWFRDAQGRFSNWYVNLEEPGVRWDDGPVAGVDLVDQDLDVVVRPDLSWEWKDEEEFVERLAFPDDYWVTDEKAVRAEGERVIALAEAGEFPFDGTWCDFTPPGDWDIPDELPPGWDRPPVR, from the coding sequence ATGCACCGGAACGTGCGGCACGGCCGGATCGGCTGGGTTCGGTCGGCCCGGGTGGTGCTCGACGACGAGCGTGGCCTGCTCCTCTGGGTCGCTCGGGACTCGCCGGTGGCGCACGAGGTCACCGAGGCGGGACTGGGCATGCGGGCGATGCCGTTCGCCGAGTGGATCACCTTGTCCTACCGGCTGGCGCAGGGCCGGTGGAATGGGCCGCCGGTGCTGAAATTCCTGCCCACCGGCGCGGCCCACTCGGTCTGGTGGTTCCGGGACGCGCAGGGCCGGTTCAGCAACTGGTACGTCAACCTCGAGGAGCCGGGCGTCCGCTGGGACGACGGCCCGGTGGCCGGGGTGGACCTGGTGGACCAGGACCTGGATGTGGTCGTCCGGCCCGACCTGAGCTGGGAGTGGAAGGACGAGGAGGAGTTCGTCGAGCGCCTCGCCTTCCCGGACGACTACTGGGTGACCGATGAGAAGGCGGTGCGGGCCGAGGGGGAGCGGGTGATCGCCCTGGCCGAGGCGGGGGAGTTCCCCTTCGACGGCACCTGGTGCGACTTCACTCCGCCGGGGGACTGGGACATACCGGACGAGCTTCCGCCGGGATGGGACCGCCCGCCGGTCCGCTGA
- a CDS encoding DUF2469 domain-containing protein — MSAEDLEKYETEMELQLYREYRDIVRQFSYVVETERRFYLANQVDLHVRNSDGEVYFEVEMHDAWVWDMYRPARFVKNVRVMTFKDVNVEELEKPDISLPADSGFGG; from the coding sequence ATGAGCGCGGAAGATCTCGAGAAGTACGAGACCGAGATGGAGCTGCAGCTCTACCGGGAGTACCGCGACATTGTCCGCCAGTTCTCCTACGTGGTGGAGACGGAACGCCGCTTCTATCTGGCCAACCAGGTCGACCTGCACGTGCGCAACTCGGACGGCGAGGTCTACTTCGAGGTCGAGATGCACGACGCCTGGGTATGGGACATGTACCGCCCTGCCCGCTTCGTCAAGAATGTCCGGGTAATGACGTTCAAGGACGTCAATGTCGAAGAGCTCGAAAAGCCGGACATTTCCCTTCCCGCAGACTCCGGATTCGGCGGCTGA